From Brassica oleracea var. oleracea cultivar TO1000 chromosome C3, BOL, whole genome shotgun sequence, a single genomic window includes:
- the LOC106329068 gene encoding uncharacterized protein LOC106329068, which yields MVAAAGNSSATMKSPASGSLAFVNSKKRKSHRNPTNKSEKLLLSDPLLRRLSSAAAATRSFIQTNDLFLPPSQSLRIESLLSSLPIAPSHSTSTSNSTWFHRFVNSASENDDPRWHHCFRMSKPTFFKLLSVLSSSDLPPLPSSSLAATLFRLAHNASYSSLAQRFGFDSVSDASRAFFAVCKLVHEKLGQLDDPKPDFSPRLLPNCCGALGFARFDVDGELLESLIVQALVDSAGRFADISAGWPSTMKPEAILRQTKLFSMAEEESRSFLNGGAPCELGDGVSVPRYILGDSRLPLLPWLVTPYSSNEEEEDSFEFNNLARAALRAVEIAFAKVRTRWRILDRKWKPEVVEFLPFVVTTGCLLHNFLVDCGDGDLQEECVVARDDSEMMKDDECEEDTRRYEGEAYVGSSRIRDAIAENLSRVTSSENL from the coding sequence ATGGTCGCCGCCGCCGGAAACTCATCGGCCACCATGAAATCCCCTGCCAGTGGAAGTCTCGCGTTCGTGAATTCCAAAAAACGAAAATCCCACAGAAACCCAACTAATAAATCCGAAAAACTCCTTCTGAGCGACCCACTGCTTCGCCGTCTATCTTCCGCCGCCGCCGCGACCCGCTCCTTCATCCAAACCAACGATCTCTTCCTCCCTCCATCCCAGTCTCTCCGCATCGAATCTCTCCTCTCATCTCTCCCAATCGCTCCTTCCCACTCCACCTCCACTTCCAATTCCACGTGGTTCCACCGCTTCGTAAACTCCGCCTCAGAAAACGACGATCCTCGCTGGCATCACTGTTTCCGAATGTCGAAGCCAACTTTCTTCAAACTCCTCTCCGTCCTCTCCTCCTCCGATCTTCCGCCCCTTCCTTCATCCTCCCTCGCGGCTACACTCTTCCGCCTCGCTCACAACGCTTCCTACAGCTCTCTCGCTCAACGATTCGGGTTCGATTCCGTCTCCGACGCTTCCCGCGCTTTCTTCGCCGTCTGTAAGCTCGTACACGAGAAATTAGGGCAGCTCGACGATCCCAAACCTGATTTTTCCCCTCGATTGCTCCCCAATTGCTGCGGCGCGTTAGGATTCGCGAGATTCGATGTAGACGGGGAGCTTCTCGAGTCGCTGATCGTTCAAGCATTGGTCGATTCCGCCGGCAGATTCGCAGATATCTCAGCTGGATGGCCGAGCACGATGAAGCCAGAAGCTATCCTCCGGCAAACCAAGCTTTTCTCCATGGCGGAGGAGGAATCTAGAAGCTTCTTGAATGGAGGAGCTCCGTGCGAACTTGGAGACGGTGTATCGGTGCCTCGTTACATTCTCGGAGATTCTCGTCTTCCTTTGTTGCCGTGGCTCGTGACTCCTTACAGTTCAAACGAGGAGGAAGAAGATAGTTTCGAATTCAACAACTTGGCTCGCGCTGCGTTGCGTGCCGTTGAGATTGCGTTTGCTAAGGTTCGAACCCGGTGGCGGATTCTCGATAGGAAGTGGAAACCGGAGGTGGTCGAGTTTTTGCCGTTTGTCGTGACTACTGGCTGCTTGTTGCATAATTTTCTTGTGGATTGTGGAGACGGTGATTTACAGGAAGAGTGTGTGGTGGCTCGTGATGATAGTGAGATGATGAAAGATGATGAGTGCGAGGAGGACACGAGGAGGTATGAAGGAGAAGCATATGTTGGGTCGAGCAGGATCAGAGATGCTATTGCAGAGAACCTGAGCCGGGTGACTTCGTCCGAGAATTTGTAA
- the LOC106328291 gene encoding NEDD8 ultimate buster 1, whose translation MTKLKVAGTWGGILEVELDSWTLTMLRDEVANRSGLDPESIKLICAGKILKADDGDDDPKTLAQLGIKENSKILSSRGAAPDEGKAIMAEEERSRRLSRLKAAATALSKRHVDGSLPMEDYNIELEDQGGQQVKFGSETDQSATMMGLMLHAKAKSLIETGLYVDALEVLAMAEESFLLCDPKILELVDNIPIMEIDIVWCYFLLRDLKCLSDAGFRLVKARKGLERSHGKDLSRVRLLQAGQCPELALYVRLELLEGVVAYHTGQNDKALNALKSAHAKLLQLQIPDETLSVVMGMGFHEKDAKRALRLNNKDIATSVDFLIEERAKRAQKHKDDLQRQKEIFEQKTYGVTPMNKAVDMQMLDRLVLIGYARDLAAESLRRHENDFQKALDALTSPEVNSSIQVYIESRKRKRQEQQVGITVDELVSMGFERGQATSALEVGGKREDIIQRLLSSPAANPGTASASGSAFTENGGATSSTNHEIVAEAKDSEMEDDTADEIPSNGEEEERDLEVEGDIADEIAKVDALSAYDINLDKEVEAINEYLVMLDASQDSG comes from the exons ATGACGAAACTCAAGGTTGCGGGGACATGGGGAGGCATCTTAGAGGTGGAACTCGACAGCTGGACTCTCACCATGCTCAGAGACGAAGTAGCTAACCGATCGGGCCTCGATCCCGAATCAATCAAACTAATCTGTGCCGGAAAAATCCTCAAAGCCGACGACGGGGACGATGATCCTAAGACCCTCGCCCAGTTAGGTATCAAGGAAAACTCGAAGATCCTCTCAAGCCGAGGCGCGGCACCAGACGAAGGCAAGGCGATCATGGCCGAGGAAGAGAGGTCGAGACGCCTCTCCCGTCTCAA AGCTGCAGCTACGGCGTTATCGAAGAGACACGTGGATGGTTCGTTACCGATGGAAGATTATAACATAGAGCTGGAAGATCAGGGAGGTCAGCAAGTCAAGTTTGGATCAGAGACTGATCAGAG TGCAACAATGATGGGTCTTATGTTACATGCTAAGGCAAAAAGTCTAATAGAGACGGGCTTGTATGTTGATGCTCTTGAAGTTCTTGCCATGGCTGAG GAATCTTTCTTGCTCTGTGATCCCAAGATTCTCGAG CTTGTGGACAACATCCCTATTATGGAAATCGACATTGTGTGGTGCTATTTCTTGCTCCGGGACCTCAAATGCTTGTCAGATGCTGGCTTTCGGCTAGTGAAAGCAAGGAAAGGGCTCGAGCGTTCTCATGGGAAGGACCTCTCTCGTGTCAGACTCCTTCAAGCTGGCCAATGTCCTGAATTAGCACT ATATGTGAGACTGGAGTTGCTAGAAGGTGTGGTGGCATATCACACTGGTCAAAATGACAAAGCCTTGAATGCTCTCAAGTCCGCCCATGCTAAACTGTTGCAG CTACAAATACCCGATGAAACGCTGTCCGTAGTTATGGGTATGGGCTTCCATGAGAAGGACGCTAAGAGAGCTTTGCGACTGAACAATAAGGATATTGCGACTTCTGTTGATTTCCTCATTGAAGAGAGGGCCAAAAGAGCTCAAAAGCACAAGGACGATCTCCAGAGACAAAAGGAGATATT TGAGCAGAAGACGTATGGAGTGACACCCATGAACAAAGCTGTTGATATGCAGATGCTTGACAGGCTCGTCTTGATTGG ATATGCAAGGGATCTTGCTGCTGAATCCCTCCGGAGACATGAGAACGATTTTCAGAAAGCCCTTGATGCACTTACAAGCCCTGAAGTTAATTCGAGTATACAGGTTTACATTGAATCGAGGAAAAGAAAACGTCAAGAACAACAAGTAGGCATAACAGTTGACGAGCTTGTTTCAATGGGCTTTGAACGAGGACAAG CAACGTCTGCTTTGGAGGTTGGTGGCAAACGAGAAGATATAATCCAAAGGCTACTATCTTCGCCAGCAGCAAACCCCGGAACCGCCTCTGCCTCAGGTTCTGCTTTCACAGAAAATGGCGGTGCAACTAGCAGCACCAACCATGAAATTGTTGCGGAGGCAAAGGACTCTGAGATGGAAGATGATACGGCGGATGAGATTCCAAGCAACGGTGAGGAGGAAGAGCGGGACCTTGAGGTAGAAGGAGACATAGCAGATGAGATTGCAAAGGTTGACGCTTTGTCGGCTTATGATATCAATCTTGACAAGGAGGTCGAAGCTATAAATGAGTACCTGGTCATGTTGGATGCATCTCAGGATTCTGGTTGA